A genome region from Danio aesculapii chromosome 2, fDanAes4.1, whole genome shotgun sequence includes the following:
- the gfi1aa gene encoding LOW QUALITY PROTEIN: growth factor independent 1A transcription repressor a (The sequence of the model RefSeq protein was modified relative to this genomic sequence to represent the inferred CDS: inserted 1 base in 1 codon) codes for MPRSFLVKSKRAHSYHQPRYLDDNCISIEKLLTCQESQTGQAPESPLDVGNQSPKASMVCTADQSSQQSPLSCEGSVCDRSSDYEDFWRPLSSGTSPDLDKCQVPSPDDSQPFDMSFRPYVWSHSSSELRHLIQSCNHVSVDSDSSXGVYDAMDRRPSAHLLIQPTQPRRFYQDYGSLTPNLLDNRGFYTDFKMSTKVAETDSESDMTCTRLQLSGSYKCIKCTKVFSTPHGLEVHVRRSHSGTRPFACEICGKTFGHAVSLEQHKAVHSQERVFSCKICDKSFKRSSTLSTHLLIHSDTRPYPCQYCGKRFHQKSDMKKHTFIHTGEKPHKCQVCGKAFSQSSNLITHSRKHTGFKPFGCDLCGKGFQRKVDLRRHKETQHGLK; via the exons ATGCCGAGGTCATTTTTGGTAAAGAGCAAACGGGCGCACAGTTATCATCAGCCCCGTTACCTGGATGACAACTGTATCTCAATTGAGAAACTTCTCACTTGCCAAG AAAGTCAAACCGGACAGGCTCCTGAGAGCCCGCTGGATGTGGGCAATCAGTCCCCTAAAGCCAGCATGGTGTGCACGGCGGATCAGTCTTCTCAACAGTCCCCGCTGAGCTGCGAGGGCAGTGTGTGTGACCGCTCATCCGACTATGAGGACTTCTGGAGACCCCTGTCATCAGGAACCTCGCCAG ATCTGGATAAATGCCAGGTTCCTTCTCCGGATGACTCTCAGCCTTTCGACATGTCCTTCCGTCCATACGTTTGGTCTCATTCATCATCTGAGCTCAGGCATCTTATTCAGTCCTGCAATCATGTTTCTGTGGATTCAGACTCGT GTGGGGTTTACGATGCCATGGACAGAAGGCCGAGCGCTCATCTCCTCATCCAACCAACACAACCTAGGCGATTTTACCAGGACTATGGCTCCCTGACCCCTAACCTGCTGGATAATCGAGGCTTTTACACTGACTTCAAGATGTCGACTAAAGTAGCAGAGACTGATTCAGAGTCAGATATGACGTGCACACGACTTCAACTAAGCGGGTCCTACAAATGCATAAAATGCACTAAG GTGTTTTCCACTCCTCATGGCTTGGAAGTTCACGTGCGACGGTCACACAGTGGCACGAGGCCTTTTGCCTGTGAAATCTGTGGCAAAACCTTCGGCCACGCCGTCAGTCTGGAACAACATAAAGCCGTCCATTCACAA gaaAGGGTCTTTAGCTGTAAAATCTGTGACAAAAGCTTTAAGAGATCATCCACTTTGTCCACGCACCTTCTCATCCACTCAGACACCAGACCATATCCCTGTCAGTACTGCGGAAAACGCTTCCATCAGAAATCCGACATGAAGAAGCACACGTTCATTCATACAG GTGAAAAGCCTCACAAATGTCAAGTGTGTGGCAAAGCTTTTAGTCAGAGTTCAAACCTCATCACACACAGCAGAAAACACACTGGATTCAAGCCTTTCGGATGTGACCTGTGTGGCAAAGGCTTCCAGCGCAAAGTAGATCTCAGGAGACACAAAGAAACACAGCACGGGctaaaataa